In the genome of Sander lucioperca isolate FBNREF2018 chromosome 18, SLUC_FBN_1.2, whole genome shotgun sequence, the window TAGCTCTATCTCGTGACCCCTAGGTTGGTAACCCCTGATCCTAAAAAACACAAGACTTCCCTAAAGattaaatattttccctctcttGAGCCTTTAGATACAACAAATATACGTTAATATTTTACAAAGTGGAAGGATACCTCTACATCATGTGTCTCTGAGCTGGTAGTGAGGACCTGGTGTTCCACCAAGTAGTCTAGTCGTTTATGATCTGAGTAAAAGGAGAGGCGagaatttttttaatgttaaactgaTTAAAAACTTGCTCATGAGCGGATGGTTGGATGTTGGATTCTCACCCTCTAGCACGGTGATCCACACTGTACCGTCGCAGAGGTAGAGGCCTTTGCTGAGCGGATTGAACCACATCTGGCCTTGTAGCGGCTCTGAGCACGGCCGCTCCAACCCCACTGACACTCGCTCCTCTGTTTCTGACAGTTCATGATCCAAACACAAAGACAAGCAGACAAGCAAGGAGGCAAGGAAGCAAGAAAACATAAATGGCATGTCTTTTTCATCATACTGTATCAAATGTCTTGTAAAATGCGTCTGCAAGTTACCATAAGAAGTTACATGGtcatctccctccctccctatgACAGGCAGGTCTGAGAGAAGCGGTGGTACTGACAGAACTGCTAGTTGGGGGTCGGAAGAGGGGCAGATGTGATGGGTGGCATCCAAACCTGGCACCAAAACCAGCTGTCGCAACAGACCCTGTACATGGGGCAGCAGATATGAAGGAAAAGATTGGACTGtttcagagaaaaaaatgtgttttagcagCTTATCTCTAATGAAAGTTAGTAATGATAAAATATAAATCTTACTGAATACAAGCCTTTCCATCTTCCCCTACTGCCAATGTGGAATCTCGATCCCTGAATGTTGAGGTCTGAGGGGAAAGGCTTGGAGGGAACACTGTttgccataaaaaaaaatatattaaataattattatttctaATAGCTGAGGTATGGTGTTTTTCTTCTATGAATGAACCTAAAGCATCTGTAATTAAAGTAGTCTATTCTGTTTGTAGGACTAAGACAGGAATAGTATTATATAGGCACCATATGGGAGCTGATATTCCTCCCCTCTGTGCGCCAGAGGGAGTTTCCACTAAAAAACATCTATCACATACTGTCAGGCCACTGTGATATGGCTGCAGGGCTTGAGCAGATTTGGAGCAGTGCCATTGCATTGTGGTGAAGGATCTACTATCCCTCAAGGGAATTCAGAGGCAACAGGAAGAGAGGATGGTGGGAGACAGACAGTGCACCCACCCAGTaaacagaaaacagagagaagCAAGTAAGAAAATATTAACTTACATTTCCAGGGGTGAACTGCAGTCCACTGTGAGCCTGACATGATGACTACCAACGACTAAAACCAGAGTGTGCCACTGGTTGTCAGCCAGTCGGTCGCCTCGAAACACCCAACGCTCTACCACCCCTCTGTGACTTCTAAAAAGGAAGTGCAGACGTTTTCTCGAGAGCCTCAGTCCCAGGATGACCCGTCCACGTTCCTCATTACTCTTGACtcgcctctccctctctccatgtTGCTCTTCTCCACTGACACCCCTCTCTTTATTCCTTTGCAAAATGTTCCCTTTATCCCTCTGCTCTTCCTTTTCCtccactctttttttctctactTTTTTTGGCTCCATTAACGAAAAGATGTATTCATTTCTCTGAAAGGCAAATGGGGAGAACCACTCAGACACACTGTATTTGGCAGGGGtgaaaagtaacaaagtatatttactcaagcactgtacctaagtacaattttgagcaACGATAAATTGATTATtcgagaaaataaataaataaaatatttttttatgtttttatatgtaattgtttttttattcttctccactacatttcagaggaaaatGTATATTTCAAATCATTACATGTATTTAACAGTTATAGCTACctgttacttttcagattaagagTTTAAAAACTTTCAATGAGTTTATAAAGTACAGTGCATTGTTACACAGTATATAAGCTACtgcaaaatatacaaaatagtTTAAATAGCCACAATGCCACAATGCTGCATGATCAGCACTTTTACTTTAGATACTATAAGTATTTTTAgatgatattatttctataCTTTTAACTataattttgaatgcaggacttttacttgtaacagtgtATTTTCTCACTCTGGTATGGGTACTTTCACTTAAGTCAAAAATCGGCGTACTTCTTCCACAAGTGGCATTCAGTACTGGGTGTTTCTGACAAACGTGGATGCTCACCCTGGGGGCAATGCTACTGACTTTTAGTGTCAGAACAATGGAGAATTCTTCGGGGAAGAGGTCGCAGTTCACCAGCAGCTGGGAGGAAGGAAAGCTCATGGAGGTATGAGGGCTTGAGAAATGCACGCCCCTCACTCCTCCAGCCTGCTTCATGTGCACCCCTGGTACGAGTTTGGAGGTGTCCCTCTCGAGGACAAAAGACAGAAGATCCAGAGGGAGTAAATCTGCAGACAATAAGCAAATAAAGAGGTCAGGGAGGTTGTTTTACAGCTTGAGCCTATTTATGTAGAAATTGCTATACATAAACCAGCTGTTCCTAAGCTTGGGGTCGGGACCCCAAAAAGAGGTCACAAAATCAAATCTACAGGAACCTGAGATGATAAATGGAATAGCAAAGACTCAATCAAATGATCTGCTACTCAAATTATGTTTCACTTAAGATTTTTCTACAGGTTTCAAAAAGTGATTCATAGACATTGGTGGAATCAGAGTAAGTACATTTCCCTGTACTTACAGTAAGTGCAGTTTTGAGGTACGTGTACTTATTTTTTCATGcaaaattttttaaataaaaaggatTGGTTtcactttgggctctgggtaATTGTGACAAACATTTCTCaccattttctgtatttttacaaatCAAACAAGCGATTCATAGAGAAAATAGCAAGCAGATTAATCTATTTTAAATAATCGTTTGTTACAGTGCATATAAACAGCTGCTCACACAGTAACCACTTACTTAATCAGTAAAATAATCTGATGACATGAcacattgagtacttttacctttaatactttaagtaggcctacattttcctgattatacgtgcaacattttcaatgcagggctttttcttgtaatggagtacttttacagtgtggtggTATTAGTACCCTCACTTGAGTAAAGGCTCTGAACACTTCTTCTACCACTGGTCATAGGAAACAAAGTGGTCACAAGCAGACCAAGCTTTGTTTTAAGGGGACACACGTTGAAAAGGTTGGGAACAAcattataaactaataaatCAATTAATGTCATACATGCTGGAGTCCCTGACCCCCTTTGGTGTGTGAGAAATAGCCCCAGGTGGCAGTGGAGCTACAGgaggttttatttaaaaaaaaaagtgaataatagAAGATAATTGCTCTGGAATTGATGAGGCATCGGATAAACATGCGCCATGCTCGTCCTGATATTCTGATGTATATTGTGGAATCCTAACAGCAGCATATGTCTGTACTTGTGTGTGGATATTAATTTAAGTTCATATTCTAGCAAtactgcacacaaacacacccactgtACTGTAAGCAGACATAGACAGTTGGAATTATCCAAAAGAATTTTAGCTGGAGGGGTTTCCCAGGTTTTTAGATGAACCCGTAAACCATCCCACTGAATAATCATTACCTGAACATCAGATGTGTTGAAGTGAGCTGAGGTAATAGAGAGGAAAGCTGAGGTTAAAATAGTATAAAACGGTACGATACCTGTGCAGCGTCTCCATGTGTCTGTGGTGGTGCCAATGACCCTTAACCCCAGGAGAAGGAAGTGCACAAATATGAGCGATGTCATCCCAAAAAGTCTGTTTGGTTCAGTTGGCAGCTGGTACGAATGTCTCCATTTCGAAGGTTTTTCTCTGTGTTGCTCCTTTTGTCTCTATCTTAAGTGACAATACACACCAGACAACTGTGTGTTCTTCATATTGATCCAAGTGAGCCTTTTCCAAAGAAAAATGTCTAGCCAACAAACTTTCTTTAAAGTCATTAAAGGCTATACTGGCTACCTAAGATTCACAAATAGTAGAAAAAGAAACTCAGAGCATCTGTGCTTGGAGAAGAATCCATTCATCTGTGTGGAGAATCCTGCACCTGCAGCTCCTTTTAAACACCACAGACATGCAAATCACTAACCAGCCTGTCACTCATCCTCCCTCAACCGCCTCTGATGACACAGACCTGCCAGAGGGGTGAGCTGCtccactgtgtgtatgtgtgtgcatgcttactgtatatatgacacactgactgactgactgactgacagacaagCAGAACATTTTAATGTAATAGTATGAAAACAATTCTGTCAAAAGACAAATTCCTGTATTAAATGAAAGGGGCCTCAGCAgacaaaatgtaattaaaaggcAAACTAAAAACAATGTGACCTTTGGTCCACTAATAATGGATAGATGGGTATGAGCTGAGCTATTATCATATTAGCTGTTAACCCATAGTTTATTAGCCTGATAAACCAAGGTATGTGCATAAACCCAGCTATTGAAGTCTCAAACCAGGATGTTTTCCTAATAGATCTACAAATATTGCTTGAAGTCTCAGGACAGTGAAATTACAACAACACAATGGCAAAGTAGAAAGAGTGCATGGGTCAAATTAAATTagcaaataatacatttattgtattATTCAACCTGATTGAACTGAGGTTTTAtacatattacttatcttttatATTACTGTATACTTGTTGTACGTGTCCTTATTGCACTGTGGGTGGGAGAGAAACGTATTTTCAATTGTTCTGTATATCTGCCACATATTACAGAATTgataataaagttgacttgacttgactagtAAATCGTAGCAATTTGACTCTTAaatacaaagagagagagagagagagagagagagagagagagagagagagagagagagagagagagagagagagagagacgtcgGCATCTTGGCTTGTGTCAGAGCTCTCTGAATCCTCTCATCCACCGACCGGCACATTTACAAGGCAAAtgcactctgtctctcttcttctcgCCCACATAAAGATCATAGACTGCACACAGATTAGGATACAAGATATCAACTCTTTCCCCTCTATCCATTCATTAATCTTGCTTCCTTTCAGGCAAGGCATGGAGTTTCAGAAGGACCTGTTTGGATGCAGAAAAGTAAATGTAGATTGTCCACTCATGCACATGCTTTTCCTTATTCCTGCTTTGACTTATCGACTGCTGCTATTAGTCTTATCACTGTTCCAGTTGTACTGAATAACCTAACCATTCACTCAGTGTGTCAGATGAGATCTAAGGTTCTAAATCAGGCCGAACTATCATACATCAACATATCTTTTTATAGACTTTTGCATTCAATGTAGTGTTCCTTTGTCTCTCTAAGTGAAGTCTAAAGTTCTTGGTTCAGGGACACTATGGAAataagaaatgtatttatttttttaagaaaaatttACTTTTGTTTAAATCCAGTGCCATTCTTTAATTCTATGCGGAACTCCTTTATTGCTTTTAGTAGTTACTTGTGTCTGCATGCCCATGTTTCATATCAGTTTGAatcttttttctgtgtgtgttttggtgaatATTTTTAAGTGTGTTATATGGATGTTGTTTTATGACATAATTAAACCAAACCAGACAGAGACTATGACTATCATAGTTCACTGGCACCACCTAGCTGTTGATTTTCCTCAAGACGTGGTGTTTCCATCTCAAGTACTTGGGCATACATTTTTAGCAGACAGCGCCTCAGTGGGAATTGAAACCCTGTCTTGCAAAATGGACCACAAACCAACTATATATAATTCAATAACAGTCATGTGCTGACAAGTGacaaaatgtacagtacagcaGCCAGCAGTCA includes:
- the LOC116057719 gene encoding thrombospondin-type laminin G domain and EAR repeat-containing protein-like; this translates as MTSLIFVHFLLLGLRVIGTTTDTWRRCTDLLPLDLLSFVLERDTSKLVPGVHMKQAGGVRGVHFSSPHTSMSFPSSQLLVNCDLFPEEFSIVLTLKVSSIAPRRNEYIFSLMEPKKVEKKRVEEKEEQRDKGNILQRNKERGVSGEEQHGERERRVKSNEERGRVILGLRLSRKRLHFLFRSHRGVVERWVFRGDRLADNQWHTLVLVVGSHHVRLTVDCSSPLEIVPSKPFPSDLNIQGSRFHIGSRGRWKGLYSGLLRQLVLVPGLDATHHICPSSDPQLAVLSVPPLLSDLPVIGREGDDHVTSYETEERVSVGLERPCSEPLQGQMWFNPLSKGLYLCDGTVWITVLEDHKRLDYLVEHQVLTTSSETHDVEVFQVPGIGLMAAMAHRSASGSAVYLWSHTGFQLYQNISTYEALAWRHFSMGKKIFLVVSNSGGGPDKRQKSETDYSVIYKWSKRRKRFVQFQTLQTHCARDWEAFNINRQTYLAVANHRQGDKNHTIDSVIYKWNRLTKSFEVHQMLLTSGAYDWEFFTVGPYHFLVVANAFDGVTTSVDSVIYVWVNGSFQVFQTIKTFCATDWEMFQIGSRVFLVVANGHKFHGNRPSRYDINSTIYELDMIGQLFVRFQDIVTYSAVDWEFFSLGEEYFLVVANSFNGESYSLNSILYRWQGYEGFVPVHWLPTIGCSDWEFFSSKGESYLIYSSAKAPLSKVFKLKTY